Sequence from the Thermus aquaticus genome:
GGAGCGCCGCCTTGGGCTACAGGATTGAGTTTGACCCTCGGGCCGCGAAGGAGCTGGAAGGGCTAGACCGGGAGGTGGCCCGCCGGATCCTTCGCTTTCTGCGGGAGCGCGTGGCCGCCTTGGAAGACCCCCGAAGCCTCGGGGAGCCCTTGCGAGGGCCGGAGCTGGGCAGGTTTTGGAAGTACCGGGTGGGGGACTATCGCCTGATCTGCCACATCCGGGATCGGGAGGCCACCGTCTTGGTGGTCCGGGTGGGCCATCGGCGGGACGTTTACCGCTGAGCCGGCTTTCTTCGTTTCCGGCCCCCTTCTCGGGCGGGCGCCACGGGCCGGCACGGGGGCCTTGCCCCCAGGGTGA
This genomic interval carries:
- a CDS encoding type II toxin-antitoxin system RelE/ParE family toxin produces the protein SAALGYRIEFDPRAAKELEGLDREVARRILRFLRERVAALEDPRSLGEPLRGPELGRFWKYRVGDYRLICHIRDREATVLVVRVGHRRDVYR